The genomic stretch GGGCCGGGGTGGCCGGCGCACTGCTGAGAGAACGGACGGTTCCGCCATGGCCTCGCGCCGTGAGCCTCGCCTGGCCGACGCTGCCGAGATCGCCGCCGAGCACGGCCTCACCCCCGCGCGGATCAGCCAGTTCTCCACCGCGCGCACCCAGAACGCGGCAGGCACAGCATTCCCCGAGCCTGTCGGCAAGCGCGGCCGCGCCCGCCTGTGGGACCACGCGGAAGTCACCGCATGGTTCGCCCACCGCGCGCCGGCACGGCTCACCGAACACACACCGCCCTTGCTCGACCCGGAGACGCTGCTGAACGCCGCGGACGCCTCCCGCTACCTCGGCTACAAGAACACCAACCAGGTCAGCACCTTCGTACGTGACCACCCCGGCTACTTCCCCGAACCGGACGTCGTCGAGGAGATGGGCACAGCCGAGAGCCCTTACCGTCGGCAGCTGTGGAAGGTGGCGACCCTCAAGGAGTGGATGGCCACCCGGCCCGGCCGCGGAAGGCGCGCCGGCACCAAGCCGGCACCGCCGCTGCCCGACGTTCCCGCCGACGGTGATCCCGATGAGCTGCTGGGGGCGAGCCAGGCGGCCGCGCTGCTGGGCTACAAGAGCATCAACTCTTTCTCCAGCGCCCTCGCCCAAGGCAACCTCCCCCTGCTGAAAACCACCGACGGGATCGCCGCAAACGCCGGACGCCAGAACGGACGCCGCCGCTGGACACGCCGACGCATCCTCCAGCAGGCCGCCCAGCGGTCCAGTGGTACCCGGCGATAAACGGACCACCGCCCCCCTGTCAACGCGGCCCCCGGTTTGGGGAGTTGGCCCCTTGCGGACCGGGTACCGCACGATGCCCGGCACGGCGCGGCCCGCCACCCCACCCCGCAGCAACACCCGCTGCCGCGAACCGCCCAGCCCGCCCCACAGCGCACCACAAACAGCAGCAAGTGCACAGACCAGCTGCGCAGCAGGTGCGCAGACCGGCTGCGCAGTCTGCGTATCTCGGCTGCGCAGCCGGTCTGCGCAGTCCCCGTGCGCACCGGCTCCGCACTCACCCCGCGTGCGCACTGCGCAGGTCCGCAGCACGCTCTGCGCCAAACACCCCGGACATCCTGCCGTGCTGTCTCCGCCTGCGCGCCAGGACGGGCTGGGTGCAGGACGGCACGTGAGCGCCGGCCCGGACGGCGGGTGCCGGACGTGACACCCCCCAGCGCGCAGCCGGGCACATGGTCGGCCCGTGGTGGGGCCAACCACGGGGCCCGACCACGCACTTCGTGTCCCCATCGTGACCCTGGTCGGGGCCTCATGGTCGCCCGCCTGGTCGAGGGCCGCAGGTTGCCTCCCTGCCATGACCCCCTCCCCCGATACTCCCGCCACCGAGCCGGCCCCCAGCCCCGCCGAACCCCTGCGCCTACAGGTCCTGACCGCACTCGCCCTGCACCGCATGGCCACCACCGGCCAACTCCGCCTCATGCTCCGCCCGGGCAGCCCCCGCCAGCTCATCTCCCGCGTCCTGAACACACTGCGCACCACCGGCCACACCGACCGCACCGTGCTGCCCCACCCCGGCCGGCCACGGACCCACGCCTGGTACCTCACCCCCCACGGCGCACGCCTGACCCGCGACCTCCCCGCCCTGCGGGGACGGCCCCCGTACCCCATCACCTCCACCACCGCAGCATCCCTGAAAACCGCGCACACCCTCACCGTCGTCCGCACCCACCTCACCTTCGCGCAAGACGCCCGCCTGCACGGACACGAACACGGCCCCTACGACTGGACCCCCGAAACAGCCCACCCCATCGGCGAAGGCGAACGCCTCGTCGCCGACGCCCTCATGCACTACACACTCGTCGGCCATCAGCAGCGCACCAAGCTCCGCGCGTTCATCGAAGTCGACCGCACCACCATGAGCAGCGAACGCCTCGCCACCAAACTCATCGACTACGCACGCCTCTTCCACCACGAAGCACAGCCCCCCGGCCGCCGCCGCCCGACGACGACCGGCCCGGCCTGGCTGCGCTGGTACCCCCTCTTCCCCCGCATCCTCTTCATCCTCACCGCAGCCTCCCGGCCCCGGCTGGAAGGCCGCATCAGCGACCTCCAAGCGATGGCCGCCCAGCACCCCCTCGCCGCCACCCTCGCCAACGAAGTCCCCCTCGCAGCAGCCATCCTCGAAGACCTCGAACAACACAGCCCCACCGCACCCGTATGGACCCCACTCACCGGAGGCAACCCCCGCGCGTGGACCGAACTGTAAGCTTGTCGTTTAACGATCGACGTTGACTCTCCGTGGTTTCGTGCCGACGTTGTGATGGGCGGGGCGGCTGTATGCCTCGCCGGTCGCAAGGACACGGCCCACGTCGTGACGGGTGACCGGACGGCGGTTCTTCGAACCAAGTGGTCTTCCTGGTCCGGGCGTTGAGGGTTTTGGTGCACGGGCCGGAGAGCCCGTCTTCGTGCGCAGGTTCCTGAACCCCCGCCGGACGCGCGCGGGGGTGAGTCTGTTCGGCTCGGCCGGCTTCTCCCAGGGCCTGCGGAGGTCGGTGGCCAGTGGCCGGGCAAGCCGGAGCTGGGCATAAGCGGCAATCACCAGCCAGGCCCACCGGTCGGCCGCATCCGAACTGCGAAGCCGGGGCTTGGTCCAGCCGAGCGTCTGCTTGAGTAGTCGGAACGTGTGCTCCAGGTCGAAACGCCGGAGGAAGGACCGCCAGCAGCGGTCGACGTCCGCCGCGCTGGCTCCGGTGCCCGACCACCACAGCCAGACCGGCTTGTTCACCCCGCCGGACGGTAACTTCTCCACAGCGAGGCGGATGACGGTGCCTTCGATGAGGGGCAGCGGTCCGTCGTACTCGATCCAGGCCGCCCGCCGGGTGAGCCTTGGGTGCAGCCGGTCCCATGCCCGCGCGGTCGCCTTGCCGTAGAGGCGGGTGTCGGTGACCGTCACGGCCTGCTCGACACCCCAGGTGGAGGGATCGCCGAAGACGAACTCGCCACCATGCTTGGGTGGCCGGCCGCCCAGGGGGTTGGCCAGGGCGAACTCGTTGCGGGAGGGGGCCGGACGCCGCATCACCCTGTCTCAACGGAGGCGACCGAGGATCTCGACGGGCAGCTCGGCCAGCAGGTGGGCGATGCGGGGCGCGTCGTATCCGGCGTCCAGCACGACCAGGACGTGCTGTCGCCTGGCCTCCACTGGCCAGCGGCGACGAGCCGCTCGACGACCTCGCGGAGCTGGATGGTGGTCACCGCGGCGACGTCGGCGCCGGGCTCCAGGCGGACTGCGTCCAACACCGCCGTCCATGATGTGCGGCCCGTCTCCAGCGCGGCCACGATCGAGTACGGCCAGCCGGGCACCATCTGATGCTTGCCCTCACCTCACCCGAAGGTGTGGCAAAAGGCCCGGTCAGGCCAGGTGTTGGCGTCCGGCCGCAGCCACGGCGAGACGTCTGCGGCCAGCACGATCCGACCGTCCGCAGCTCTCGGAAGCAGCGCCGAGACCAGAGCGCGACACAGCCGGGCGACGTCGATCTGCCCCTGGTTGAGACCGGCGTAAAGGGCTCCGTGCCCGCGGCGGTGTCCCGGGGCGAGCGCCAGGTCGACGAGCGACCGCACCGGCCCATCCGTGCACAGCAGCGCGTCGCACAACTCGAACAACGCGTCGCCCCGCACAGTCATACAGGCATGGACCTCGCTCCGGAAGCGGGACAGCATGTCCACTCCTTTGGTCCGCGAGCCATGCTGTGCCGTGCCCACTTGATGGCCTCCTTGATGATCAACAGTATGCAGCCCGGTCATTAACTTCAAATGCATGTAAAGCACGGCTAGGATTACTCGCATGCAATTGGATTTGAACCTGCTCGCTGCGCTCGACGCGCTGCTGGAGGAGGGCAGTGTGGCCGGGGCTGCCGCACGCCTGCATGTCACCGCCCCCGCGATGAGCCGGAGCCTGGGCCGAATCCGGCGCACGACCGGGGATCAGATCCTGGTGCGCACCGGCCGCACGATGACCCCGACGCCGTATGCGATCGCCGTCCGGGAACAGGTTCACGAGCTGCTGCACCAGGTCCAAGGGGTGCTGGCACCGAGCCGTGAACTCGATCTGGCAACGTTGGAGCGCACCTTCACACTCCGCTGGCACGACTCCCTGGTCACCTTGAGCGGCCCCGCACTGCTCGCGGCCGTGCGTGAAGAGGCGCCGGGCGTGCGATTGCGCTTCGTCGCGGAATCGAGCATCGACACCCCCGAGTTGCGGCGCGGCGAGGTCGACCTGGAGGCGAACGCCAACCGCCCGAGCGCACCGGACATCCGTGCCGAGAACGTGGGCGAGAGTCGCCTCGTCATCGTCGTGCGGCAGGGACACCCCCTCACCCGCATCAGGACCGTCACCGCAAAGCGGTACGCCGAAGCTGAGCACGTCACCGTCTCGCGGCGCGGAAACCTCAGCAACGCCCTCGACGACACCCTCACGCGGCTCGGCCTCACCCGCCGCGTGGTGGCTACCGCGCCCACGGAAGCGGCCGCGCTGGAGTTCGCGCGCGACTCCGATCTCCTGATCAGCGTCCCCGAAGCCACCACGCGCTCCGCGGTCGCCGACCTCGGCCTGGCCGTGCTCCCCCTCCCGCTCGACCTGCCGTCAGCACCGATATACCTGTCATGGCATCAGCGCTACGACACCGACCACGCCCACGCCTGGCTGCGCGGACTGGCGCGAACCGCGCTGGCCATGTGAGGAGCGTCGTATTCGGCGCCGTCCGGCCGCTTCACCCCTTCAACGTCAGCAGCGGCTTGTCCGTGCGGGTGCTGGCCGTGGGGGCGGCCAGACCGACGCCTGCGGCTCACGATCGCGGATCTGTGGGCCCTGCTCACTCGGTCGGCTCTTGGCCGGTGAGCAGGTTGAGCAAGCCGGCGGGGGCGTTGTCGCCGAAGATGAGCTGGTGGTTCTTGTCGGATTCGGCGGCGAACCGGGCGCTGCGGGAAAAGAGCGCCTGCTCGTACTCCGCAAGGGCGGCTTCGATGTCGTCCGGGTGTGCGGCGATGGCTTTGCCGAGTTCGGCGCCGTCGAACATGGCGAGGTTGGCGCCCTCCCCGGCGAACGGTGACATGAGGTGGGCGGCGTCGCCCAGCAGCGTCACTCCGGGAACGCGGTCCCACCGGTGGCCGATCGGCAGGGCGCTGATCGGGCGCGGGGCGAGGGCGGTTTCCCCGTCAGTGATGAGTGCGGTGAGTTCA from Streptomyces davaonensis JCM 4913 encodes the following:
- a CDS encoding replication-relaxation family protein → MTPSPDTPATEPAPSPAEPLRLQVLTALALHRMATTGQLRLMLRPGSPRQLISRVLNTLRTTGHTDRTVLPHPGRPRTHAWYLTPHGARLTRDLPALRGRPPYPITSTTAASLKTAHTLTVVRTHLTFAQDARLHGHEHGPYDWTPETAHPIGEGERLVADALMHYTLVGHQQRTKLRAFIEVDRTTMSSERLATKLIDYARLFHHEAQPPGRRRPTTTGPAWLRWYPLFPRILFILTAASRPRLEGRISDLQAMAAQHPLAATLANEVPLAAAILEDLEQHSPTAPVWTPLTGGNPRAWTEL
- a CDS encoding LysR family transcriptional regulator; its protein translation is MQLDLNLLAALDALLEEGSVAGAAARLHVTAPAMSRSLGRIRRTTGDQILVRTGRTMTPTPYAIAVREQVHELLHQVQGVLAPSRELDLATLERTFTLRWHDSLVTLSGPALLAAVREEAPGVRLRFVAESSIDTPELRRGEVDLEANANRPSAPDIRAENVGESRLVIVVRQGHPLTRIRTVTAKRYAEAEHVTVSRRGNLSNALDDTLTRLGLTRRVVATAPTEAAALEFARDSDLLISVPEATTRSAVADLGLAVLPLPLDLPSAPIYLSWHQRYDTDHAHAWLRGLARTALAM